ACGACCTCGAACCGGTCCGCCGACAGGTCCTGGCGGGTCAGCGCGGCCAGGGTGTACCCGAGCAGCTGAGCCCGGTTGTACGTGGGGACGACCACGGTGGCGGTAAGCGATTGCGCCATGGCGGGTTGCTCTCTCCTGTCCTAGCTGGCGGCGCGCACGGCCGCGACGAACCGGTCGATCCGCTCGTGGGTGACGCCCGGGGTGCAGACGATGTGGCTGATCTCGCCGACCGCCGGCATGGGCCACCGGTCGAGCACGGCCGGCGGTGGGGTCCGGAACACCACGGTCAGGGCGTACCGGTGTGCCCGCCACGCCGGCCAACCGGCGGCGCTGAGGCGCCGGGCCGCGTACTCGGCCACGGCCTGGCAGCGCAGCGCCATCCGCCGCAGGCCGCCGGCTCCGTGCCGCCGTAGGTGGTACCAGAGGAGCAGGGCCGCATGACCGTTGCGGGAGCTACTCGTGCCGTCGGGTGCCCCGCACAGGGTGCTTCCCGGGACGGCCGTGGGTAGCGGGCCGGACCGGGCGAGCAGCAGTCCGGTGGGGAATGGAGTGCCGAGGAACTTGTGGCCGCTGATGGAGAGGCTGTCCCCGCCCTGGTTGTGCAGGCCGAAGCTCGGCGGACACCCGCTGGCCAGGGCGATCGGCATACCGGCCAGCGCGGCGTCCACGTGCAGGTACTGGTCGGTCACGCCGGCGTCGGCCAGGACGGCGCGGATGCGGGGCACGTCGTCGACCGCCTCGGTCAGGGTGGTGCCGACCGTCGCGACGACGACCGCCGCACTGCCGGGGGTCCGTGCGCACCGGCTACGCAGGGCGGCGTAGTCCAGCTCGCCGCGCCCGTCGGTGGGGACCGCCACCGCCGGCATCCGCAGCAGCGCCGCGGCCCGGAGCACGCTGGGGTGGGCAGCGGTGGAGTGGAAGACGCAGGCGTGTGGGAAGCGCTGACGGGCGTGCCAGAGTCCGTACAGGATGGCCTCACCGCTGCCGACCGTGACCATTCCCCAACGACTGTCCAGACGTGCCCCGAACATCTCCGCGACCTGGTCGATCACCTCACGTTCGAGGTCCTTGGTGTGCCAGGGGAACACCGGGTCGCCGTCCGGGTCGCCGTAGTTGTTCAGCTCGTGGGAGAAGAACGGCAGCAGCGCCTCCGGCATCGGTGTCGACCAGCCCGGAAACCCCACCTTGTACGGCTCGGCCGAACGCAGCCGGTCCAGTCGATCGGCCAGGGCGGCGGGCAGCGCGCCGTCGCGTACCGGCATCACCGTCACCGGCGGGCCCGCCCCGGCGCATGGGCCTCGACCAGGTCGGCGATCGTGCCCAGCGGGTCGAAGCGGGACAGTTCGTCCTGCAACGCCCGCGCGTTGCGCCGGAAACTGTCGTCACCGAGGACCTTGCGGACCGCTGCGGCGACCGCGTCCGGGCCGGGATGCCCGGTGCGCAGGTCGAGGCCGACCCCCGACCACTCGACCCGGGCGGCCACGTCTGGCTTGTCCTCCGTGTCGCCGCAGACGACCAGCGGCACCCCGTTACGCAGGGCCGCCTGCACCCCGCCGTACCCGCCGTTGGTCACCAGCACGTCGGCGTGCGGCAGTAGCTGGTCGAAGGGGATGTAGCCCTCGACCCTCGCGTTGTCGGGCAGGTTGGGCAGCGACCGGCGCAGGTCTGTGGGCCCGTCCGGGCGGGCGGTCGCGACGACCAGCAGCAGGTCCATCCCGGCGAGTCCGCGGACGGTGGGTTCGATGAGTTCGGAAAGGTCCTCGTTGGCGAGGGTCCCCTGGGTGACCACCACCACGGGCCGGTCGTCGGCCAGTTCGGGCCACCAGGTCGGCTGCTGGAATCCGGGGGTGGGCTGCTGGGGCAGGGCTCCGACGCACCGGAAGGTCTCTGGCGCGTCGGAGCGGGGAAACTCGAAGCCCGGCGCGGTCAACTGCAGGTAGTGGTCCGGTGCCGCAGTCACGCAGTCGAAGATGAAGCCGGGCAGCTTGACGTCGACCTGCGCGAGGACCTGCTCGATGTAGTGCTGCATGCCGGCGTAGACCGTTCGGATCTCCTCGTTGAGTTGCCGGTGCCGGTCGGCCGCACCGGGGCCGGGCAGTGGGCGCTGCCCGGTCGTGAACGGCGGCGCGTCCGCGCTCAGCAGCATCGGTGGCAGGACTCCGACGCAGACTGTGGTGGGCCGGGTGGCGGCGGGCTCGCGCAGGGGGAACGGCAGTGCGCCCAGAAAGATCGTGTCATGGATGAGCACGGTGGCGGGGAAGTCGGCGAGGATCTGCCGCAGCTGGTGGTACTGGGCCACCGCCGCGTCGGCGAAGACCCGCTGCCAGAAGAAGATGTGCAGCTGCGGGCCGGGTGCCACGGTGGCGAACTCCGGGAACTCGTCTGACATCACCCGGTCGTCGAAGTCCGCGCTGGGGTCGAGCGCGACGAAGCGCATCCCCGACTCTGTGATCTTCTCTGCGAACCGCGCGCCGGTCAGGAACAGCACCTCGTGTCCGCGCCGGGAAAGGTCGGCCGCCACCGCGTACAGCGGGGTCACGTGCCCGTGAAACGGCGTTGCCGCCACGATGATTTGCGCCATGGGGTTTCCTCGACTAAGTCATCTGTACTTGAACCCCGTGATATGGCGCGTAAGGCTACGGAGCAGTCAGTCAGGCAGTAAATGCGCAGGCGTTGTGATCATCATGACCCATGGGAGCGCTTCCATATACCCATGCAGGCCGCTACGATGCCTCGCGGTTTGGGGTGGTCGCCGGTCTCACTGGGCGGTGCCGGCCAGCAGCCACCGGCGTACCGGCACCTCCAGCAGCACCCGGTCGTCGCCCCGGATGTCCCAACCGGCGTACTTGCCGGCGAACGCGGTCACGATCGGCGCGGGGAAGTCGGCGTGGTGCACCCGGGCGGCACCTTCGGCGACCACCGGGGCGACCCCGTCCTCCAGGGCCAGGGACACCCGGGGATCGGCCCGGACGTTGCGGACCTTGACGCTTCGCCCGTCGCAACCGATCCACCAGACGCAGTCGAGGTACACGAACCAGACCGGGGTCACGTGCGGGGAACCGTCGCCGCGCAGCGTGCAGAGCCAGACGTTGCGCTCATCCGCCAACCGCAGCCGGACGTCGTGCGGCAGCGGAACCGTCGAACCACTCATCGAGCCATGGAACCAGGTCGACGCCCACCGCACCCCCAGCGCGGCGCAGCCCAGCGGCGGGGTCCCGCCCTCCTCCTGCCGTCGTAGGCTGGCGGCCATGCGGATCGGCATCGTGATTCTTCCCGACCAACGCTGGGCGCGGGTCGAGCACCGGTGGCGGCAGGTGGAGCAGTGGGGCTTCGACCACGCCTGGACGTACGACCACCTGGGCTGGCGGGATCTGGTGGACGGGCCGTGGTTCGACGCGGTGCCGACGCTGACCGCCGCCGCCGCAGTGACCTCACGGATCCGGCTGGGCACGCTGGTGGCGTCGCCGAACTTCCGGCATCCGGTCTCGTTCGCCCGACAGGTGACCGCGCTCGACGACATCTCCGCCGGTCGGTTGCTGCTCGGTGTCGGCGCCGGCGGGATCGGTTTCGACGCGACCGTCCTCGGTGGTGAGACGTTGCCGCCGCGACGGCGGGTGGACCGGTTCGCCGAGTTCACCGAGCTGCTCGACCGGGTGCTGCGGACCGACGGTACGACCTGGCGCGGCGAGTGGTACGCGGCGGTGGACGCGCGGAACAACCCGGGTTGCGTGCAGCGGCCCCGGGTGCCGTTCGTGGTGGCCGCGAACGGTCCCCGGTCGATGCGGTTGGCGGCCCGGTTCGGGCAGGGCTGGGTCACCATCGGGGCGGACGTCGAGGATCTGGAGGCCTGGTGGGACAGCGTGGCCGAGTTGGCCGAGCGGTTCGACCGGACGTTGGCCGCGCAGGGCCGCGACGCTGCCACGGTGGACCGGTACCTGTCGTTGGACTCGGCACCGGTCTTCTCGCTGAGCAGCGCCGAGTTCTTCGCCGCGCAGGTACGCCGGGCCGCCGACCTCGGCTTCACCGACGTGATCACGCACTGGCCACGGGAGCGCAGCTGGTACGCCGGTGACGAGGCGGTGCTGACCGAGGTGGCGACCTCGGTCCTGCCGGAGATTCAAGCCAGCTGATCGAGGCGGGCCGGGTCGAGCAGGCCGCGTATCCGTAGTGTCGTGGCGATCTCGGGTGGGCAGGTGACGACGACGGCGGCGGTGCCGACCAGCAGTGCTCCCCGGGCCGCGCAGATCTCGGCGATCGCCCGGACCTGTGCCCCGGTGGCCACCCAGTCGTCGACCACCAGGACCCGGTCGGAGGCGTCGAGGTGCTGGTCGCGGAGGCCGAGTGCGACCCGTCGGCCCCGGAAGTCCGGTGCGCTCTGCGCCCAGGTCGTCGCCCCGGGTGGCAGCCGGCCGTCGGTCGGTTTGTGTGCCGGCACGAAGCCGACCCCGAGGGCGGTCGCCGCGAGCGGGCCGAGGATCAGGCCGGTCACGGCGGGTGAGACCACCACCGTGGGACGCTCGCCCCGGAACGGCGCGACCAACGCAGGCCCCAGCTCGGCCAGGATCTCCGGGTCGCGCCACCACCCGGAGACGTCGCTTACCAGGTGACTACTGGCCGGCCCCGGATCAACCCAGCGGAACCGGCTGACCAGCCGCTCGGCCAGGTCGGCGCGGCGCGTAACCAGGTCGGCCCGGCGGTCGTCCGAGTCGGCGTGGCGCTCGCGCAGGTCGGGGCGGTCGCCCGGGTAAGTAGGGCACTCACCCAGGTCGGGGCGGTCGCCCGGGTCGGTACGGCGGTCGTCCGGGCCAGGACGGGTCGGATGATCGGCCACACGTATCCCCTCAAATGCAGACTTAACATCATGATCAGGTTGACTTCGTAAGTGCTTCTCTCGTTACGGTCCGACCGATTTGTTGCAACGGTGAAAGGACCGGCCGGTGACTGGCAGCTCCCTGCGTACCCGAATCCTCTCCTCGCCGGCCGGGATCGCGGCCACCGCCGTCGTCGGTGTCGCGCTGGCCGTCGGCGGCACCGTCGGTGCCGTACAGCTGACCGCCGGACCGGCCGGGACGGCGCCGCAGCCGGCGTTCGTCGATCCGCTGCCGCCCAGCTCCGTCCCGGTCGAACCGAGTGTGACGGGGTCACCCGGCGTGACCGCTTCTCCGAGCCCGACCACCTCACCGAGCGCCTCGCCCAGCCCGAAGCCGAGCCGTACCGAGGCGGCGTCGCGCAGCCGGGCCCGCACCACCGCGCCGAAGCCGAAGCCGAGCCCACCGAAGTCGACGGCCGCGAAGCCGG
Above is a window of Micromonospora yangpuensis DNA encoding:
- a CDS encoding pyridoxamine 5'-phosphate oxidase family protein is translated as MPIRMAASLRRQEEGGTPPLGCAALGVRWASTWFHGSMSGSTVPLPHDVRLRLADERNVWLCTLRGDGSPHVTPVWFVYLDCVWWIGCDGRSVKVRNVRADPRVSLALEDGVAPVVAEGAARVHHADFPAPIVTAFAGKYAGWDIRGDDRVLLEVPVRRWLLAGTAQ
- a CDS encoding glycosyltransferase produces the protein MAQIIVAATPFHGHVTPLYAVAADLSRRGHEVLFLTGARFAEKITESGMRFVALDPSADFDDRVMSDEFPEFATVAPGPQLHIFFWQRVFADAAVAQYHQLRQILADFPATVLIHDTIFLGALPFPLREPAATRPTTVCVGVLPPMLLSADAPPFTTGQRPLPGPGAADRHRQLNEEIRTVYAGMQHYIEQVLAQVDVKLPGFIFDCVTAAPDHYLQLTAPGFEFPRSDAPETFRCVGALPQQPTPGFQQPTWWPELADDRPVVVVTQGTLANEDLSELIEPTVRGLAGMDLLLVVATARPDGPTDLRRSLPNLPDNARVEGYIPFDQLLPHADVLVTNGGYGGVQAALRNGVPLVVCGDTEDKPDVAARVEWSGVGLDLRTGHPGPDAVAAAVRKVLGDDSFRRNARALQDELSRFDPLGTIADLVEAHAPGRARR
- a CDS encoding LLM class flavin-dependent oxidoreductase; protein product: MRIGIVILPDQRWARVEHRWRQVEQWGFDHAWTYDHLGWRDLVDGPWFDAVPTLTAAAAVTSRIRLGTLVASPNFRHPVSFARQVTALDDISAGRLLLGVGAGGIGFDATVLGGETLPPRRRVDRFAEFTELLDRVLRTDGTTWRGEWYAAVDARNNPGCVQRPRVPFVVAANGPRSMRLAARFGQGWVTIGADVEDLEAWWDSVAELAERFDRTLAAQGRDAATVDRYLSLDSAPVFSLSSAEFFAAQVRRAADLGFTDVITHWPRERSWYAGDEAVLTEVATSVLPEIQAS
- a CDS encoding pyridoxal-dependent decarboxylase, producing the protein MPVRDGALPAALADRLDRLRSAEPYKVGFPGWSTPMPEALLPFFSHELNNYGDPDGDPVFPWHTKDLEREVIDQVAEMFGARLDSRWGMVTVGSGEAILYGLWHARQRFPHACVFHSTAAHPSVLRAAALLRMPAVAVPTDGRGELDYAALRSRCARTPGSAAVVVATVGTTLTEAVDDVPRIRAVLADAGVTDQYLHVDAALAGMPIALASGCPPSFGLHNQGGDSLSISGHKFLGTPFPTGLLLARSGPLPTAVPGSTLCGAPDGTSSSRNGHAALLLWYHLRRHGAGGLRRMALRCQAVAEYAARRLSAAGWPAWRAHRYALTVVFRTPPPAVLDRWPMPAVGEISHIVCTPGVTHERIDRFVAAVRAAS
- a CDS encoding septal ring lytic transglycosylase RlpA family protein encodes the protein MTGSSLRTRILSSPAGIAATAVVGVALAVGGTVGAVQLTAGPAGTAPQPAFVDPLPPSSVPVEPSVTGSPGVTASPSPTTSPSASPSPKPSRTEAASRSRARTTAPKPKPSPPKSTAAKPAAPATTAAKKPTATVVDSGTCGASFYASGQVTANGEAFNPNELTAAHKTLPFNTRVRVTNPDTGASVTVRINDRGPFIAGRCLDLSRAAFAEIASLDVGAFTVRYEVLG
- a CDS encoding phosphoribosyltransferase, producing the protein MVTRRADLAERLVSRFRWVDPGPASSHLVSDVSGWWRDPEILAELGPALVAPFRGERPTVVVSPAVTGLILGPLAATALGVGFVPAHKPTDGRLPPGATTWAQSAPDFRGRRVALGLRDQHLDASDRVLVVDDWVATGAQVRAIAEICAARGALLVGTAAVVVTCPPEIATTLRIRGLLDPARLDQLA